Proteins encoded in a region of the Piliocolobus tephrosceles isolate RC106 unplaced genomic scaffold, ASM277652v3 unscaffolded_10692, whole genome shotgun sequence genome:
- the LOC111533933 gene encoding interleukin-1 receptor-associated kinase 1-like — SLFSTLQVYERLEKLQAVVAGVPRHSEAASCIPPSPQENSYVSSTGGAHSGAAPWQPLAAPSGASVQAVEQLQRGLNQPVESDESLGGLSAALRSWHLTPSCPLGPAPLGEASCPQGDTAGESSWGSGPGFRPTAVEGLALGSSASSSSEPPQIIINPARQKMVQKLALYEDGALDSLQLLSSSSLPGLGLEQDRQGPEESDEFQS, encoded by the exons AGTCCCTCTTTTCCACTTTGCAGGTGTACGAGAGGCTAGAGAAGCTGCAGGCAGTAGTGGCGGGGGTGCCCAGGCATTCGGAGGCCGCCAGCTGCATCCCCCCTTCCCCGCAGGAGAACTCCTATGTGTCCAGCACTGGTGGTGCCCACAGTGGGGCTGCCCCATGGCAGCCCCTGGCAGCACCGTCAGGAGCCAGTGTGCAGGCGGTGGAGCAGCTCCAGAGAGGCCTCAACCAGCCTGTGGAGAGTGATGAGAGCTTGGGCGGCCTCTCTGCTGCCCTGCGCTCGTGGCACTTGACTCCGAGCTGCCCTCTGGGCCCAGCACCCCTCGGGGAGGCCAGCTGTCCTCAGGGGGACACCGCGGGAGAATCGAGCTGGGGGAGTGGCCCAGGGTTCCGGCCTACAGCTGTGGAAG GACTGGCCCTGGGCAGCTCTGCATCGTCATCATCAGAGCCACCGCAGATTATCATCAACCCTGCCCGACAGAAGATGGTCCAGAAGCTGGCCCTGTACGAGGATGGAGCCCTGGACAGCCTGCAGCTGCTGTCGTCCAGCTCCCTCCCAG GCTTGGGCCTGGAACAGGACAGGCAGGGGCCCGAAGAAAGTGATGAATTTCAGAGCTGA